Proteins from a single region of Punica granatum isolate Tunisia-2019 chromosome 8, ASM765513v2, whole genome shotgun sequence:
- the LOC116187317 gene encoding salicylate carboxymethyltransferase-like codes for MEITKVLHMNGGVGETSYTNNSSIQRKVTSMTGPIAEEAITALYSSISPSPSTLAIADLGCSTGANALFAVSELIKAVENMRHNNNEPHAYQIFLNDLPGNDFNTVFRTLPKFQKENGRCFFAGVPGSFYDRLFPNKFLHFIHSSYSLQFLSQVPEGIECNKGNISMASTSPPSVIDAYHRQFQNDFLAFLKYRAQELVPGGRMVITFVGRRGKDPWNPEWELLAAAFNEMVSEGLIEEEKVDVFNIPHYKPCPSDVEAEVLKEGSFSINRLEVSGLDWIAIDKEFGQRSNREDEEVGGYGTMRCMRAVAEPMLISHFGEGIMEDLFHRYRLLIIQQIAKEKTELINVTVSLTRRPA; via the exons atGGAAATAACGAAGGTGCTTCACATGAATGGTGGAGTTGGGGAAACAAGCTACACTAACAACTCTTCGATTCag AGAAAGGTTACATCGATGACAGGGCCCATTGCGGAGGAAGCCATAACCGCCCTCTACTCAAGCATCTCACCTAGCCCATCAACCCTCGCGATAGCGGATCTGGGGTGCTCTACAGGCGCGAACGCATTATTTGCAGTCTCTGAGCTGATCAAAGCTGTGGAGAACATGAGACACAATAATAATGAGCCTCACGCATACCAGATCTTCTTAAATGACCTTCCGGGAAACGACTTCAACACTGTCTTCAGGACACTGccaaaatttcaaaaggaGAACGGCCGGTGTTTCTTTGCCGGGGTTCCCGGCTCCTTCTATGACAGACTGTTCCCCAAcaaatttttacattttattcaCTCTTCGTATAGTCTCCAATTTCTCTCTcag gTTCCTGAGGGAATAGAGTGCAACAAAGGGAACATATCCATGGCGAGCACTAGTCCTCCGAGTGTAATTGATGCTTATCACCGACAGTTTCAGAATGATTTCTTGGCATTCCTAAAGTATCGTGCACAGGAGCTGGTGCCGGGAGGACGCATGGTCATAACGTTCGTGGGCAGACGAGGCAAGGATCCATGGAATCCAGAGTGGGAGCTCCTGGCAGCGGCTTTCAATGAGATGGTCTCGGAG GGACTAATTGAAGAGGAGAAGGTGGACGTGTTCAATATCCCACATTACAAACCCTGCCCTTCAGATGTGGAGGCAGAGGTATTGAAAGAAGGGTCTTTCTCCATCAACCGTCTGGAGGTCTCGGGACTGGATTGGATTGCTATCGATAAGGAATTTGGTCAAAGGAGCAACCGTGAGGACGAGGAGGTGGGAGGATATGGCACGATGAGGTGCATGAGAGCCGTTGCTGAACCCATGTTGATCAGCCACTTTGGTGAAGGGATCATGGAGGACTTGTTCCATCGCTACAGGCTTCTGATCATCCAACAAATCGCGAAGGAGAAAACCGAGCTCATCAATGTCACTGTCTCGCTCACAAGGAGGCCAGCATGA